ACATTTCTCCGTCTTCACAAATGAAAGCCAAACGATCTACATCTGGATCAACTACAATTCCTAAATCAGCTTTTTCTTTAACAACTAATTCTGAAATATCTGTTAAATGTTCTTTTAGAGGTTCTGGATTATGTGGAAAATGTCCATTTGGTTCGCAATATAATTTCACTACTTCAACACCCATCAATTCTAATAATTTCGGAATAATAATTCCTCCTGAAGAATTCACGCCATCAACAACTACTTTGAATTTTGCTTTTTTGACAGCATCAACATCAACTAATGCTAAATTTAAGACTTCATCAATATGAATATCCATATAAGCATCATTTAACATAATAGCACCCAGAGAATCCACGTCTGAAAAATCAAAAGCTTCTGCTTCTGCAATTTGGAGTATCTTCTCGCCTTCAATTCCGTTTAAGAATTCTCCTTTTTCGTTCAATAACTTTAAAGCATTCCATTGTTTTGGATTATGAGATGCTGTTAAGATTATTCCGCCTTCGGCTTTTTCTAAAGGAACAGCAACTTCAACTGTTGGTGTTGTTGAAAGTCCTAAATCAATTACATCTATTCCAAGGCCAATTAAAGTATTTACAACTAAGTTATGAATCATTGGACCCGAAATACGAGCATCACGACCTATAACCACAGTCAGTTTTTCTTTTCCTGTATAATTTTTTAACCAAGTACCATAAGCCGAAGCAAATTTTACTGCATCAACTGGAGTAAGATTATCCCCTACTTTGCCTCCAATAGTTCCTCTAATTCCAGATATTGATTTTATTAAAGTCATTTTTATTATTTTAATTGTGGATTATAAATTTTAAATTGCTCACAAATATAATAATTGACAAATTATAAAAGTCATTTAGAATTCAAAATTCATCATTAAAATACCTAATTTAGTCAAATGAATTTTCTAGCACATATCTATCTTTCTGGTGATAACGATTTGATTAAAATCGGCAATTTTATGGCTGATGGCATTCGTGGGAAACAATATGAAACCTTTCCATTGGATATCCAAAAAGGAATTGTTCTTCATCGTGCGATTGACACCTATACTGATGCACATCCTGTTTTTAGACAAAGTACGAAACGTTTACACACCAACTATCATCATTATGCTGGGGTCATTGTAGATGTCTTCTACGATCACTTTCTGGCGAAAAATTGGAACTTATATTCTAATGAAAAACTTGAAGATTTTGTAGCTCGTTTTTATCAATCATTAGACAAAAATATTGCTGTTCTAAGTGATAAAACAAGAAATTTTATGCCGTATATGATTCAACACAATTGGCTTGTAAGTTATCAAACCGTTGAGGGAATTACTAAAATACTCACGCAAATGGATTCTAGAACTAATAATCAATCAAAAATGCGGTTTGCAAATACGGAACTTGTAAAATTTTATTCTGAATTTGAGAATGAGTTCACATTATTTTTTAAAGACATTCAAAACATATCATCAGAAAAATTAAAACAATTATGAAAAAAACTATACTAATCCTTTCTATTTCTTTGCTTTTTTCATTTACAAATTATTCAATCGCACAAACTGGTTTAATTGCACAAAAAGGAATGGTCGTTTCTGCTCGAGAAGAAGCTTCAAAAATAGGTGTCGAAATCATAAAAAAGGGTGGAAATGCCTTTGATGCAATGGTTGCAACTGAATTAGCTTTGGCAGTAGCCTACCCCTATGCTGGAAATATTGGCGGAGGTGGTTTTATGGTTTTCAGAAAAGCAAATGGTGAGGTTGGCTCT
Above is a window of Flavobacterium sp. 123 DNA encoding:
- a CDS encoding ACP phosphodiesterase, which codes for MNFLAHIYLSGDNDLIKIGNFMADGIRGKQYETFPLDIQKGIVLHRAIDTYTDAHPVFRQSTKRLHTNYHHYAGVIVDVFYDHFLAKNWNLYSNEKLEDFVARFYQSLDKNIAVLSDKTRNFMPYMIQHNWLVSYQTVEGITKILTQMDSRTNNQSKMRFANTELVKFYSEFENEFTLFFKDIQNISSEKLKQL
- the glmM gene encoding phosphoglucosamine mutase, with product MTLIKSISGIRGTIGGKVGDNLTPVDAVKFASAYGTWLKNYTGKEKLTVVIGRDARISGPMIHNLVVNTLIGLGIDVIDLGLSTTPTVEVAVPLEKAEGGIILTASHNPKQWNALKLLNEKGEFLNGIEGEKILQIAEAEAFDFSDVDSLGAIMLNDAYMDIHIDEVLNLALVDVDAVKKAKFKVVVDGVNSSGGIIIPKLLELMGVEVVKLYCEPNGHFPHNPEPLKEHLTDISELVVKEKADLGIVVDPDVDRLAFICEDGEMFGEEYTLVACADYVLSKTPGNTVSNMSSSRALRDVTNTHKGSYEASAVGEVNVVDLMKKNNAVIGGEGNGGIIYPELHYGRDSLVGVALFLTHLANKKISVSALRASYPEYYMSKNKIELTPQIDVDAILVAMTEKYKNEDITTIDGVKIDFAENWVHLRKSNTEPIIRIYTEASSQEKADSLALRIIDEIKAIAGI